A single Ziziphus jujuba cultivar Dongzao chromosome 11, ASM3175591v1 DNA region contains:
- the LOC107432477 gene encoding sodium/calcium exchanger NCL2, protein MKKSITKTPCFIFLLLLLVPLAINIHKVRGARGLPNDFWSNDSYLVSDGIDDVDYEDDMGLNQASSSSSFLVLPKGSESEEEECEQMYGFLPCSNSIFGHVFLIVVYEYLLFHGESYVAAGGENIFKILGPGVFGASAFHVLGALPESLILLASGLLNKKEIAEEYVFTGVGLLAGSSILVLTLLWGTCVIAGRQDFSNVSTTALTPWQRLLSLLTSCGITTDLETSYTARIMVLSVIPFIIMQIPNIFQIYSVERIAILISLVFSLVFLFLFFCYQIFQPWIQKRSLEYVKHGHLMFRILQHVQKRALGRVLTNTGAPNVSAIRRLFEEIDEDRDNFIWTSEVKELFLEIKFETVEVDMNKAIAEVMTQLDLDSDRKIAQDEFVNALTKWLCKMESSEDKQSYSARSLSDIHQVFQPWIQNKRKEREIKRNLMSEIQKYVQSNALGSLLTEDGTPDIRNIRRLFERIDKDRDNFISQNELKEVIASMKFGNKMDGEEAEEAVRKMMEELDTSGDHLINEEEFVTGFANWLNTFYNSDNKTTKPSPTTSNHESQEDIFQKTWEEIDKVVDNEEKKNGGVDNSIWGWLKAIMYIVAGICMLAVLAEPLIESVQNFSKAAGINSFFVSFVLVPLATNARAATSAITAATHKTPRTTSLTFSEIYGGVFMNNILGFSVLLGIIYAREMRWEYSAEVLVVVFVCIGMGLIASLQSSFPLWISFMAYLFYPFSLLLVYVFNNVLNYT, encoded by the exons ATGAAGAAGAGCATAACAAAAACaccatgttttatttttctccttCTGCTGCTTGTACCACTAGCAATAAACATCCACAAGGTTAGAGGAGCCCGTGGCCTACCAAATGACTTTTGGTCCAATGATTCCTACTTGGTTTCGGATGGTATCGACGACGTTGACTATGAAGATGATATGGGACTCAACCaagcctcctcctcctcctccttcctCGTGCTTCCGAAAGGGTCCGAATCGGAAGAGGAGGAGTGCGAGCAAATGTATGGATTTTTGCCATGCTCGAACAGCATATTTGGGCATGTATTTCTGATAGTGGTGTATGAATACCTGCTGTTCCATGGAGAGTCATATGTGGCCGCTGGGGGGGAGAATATTTTCAAGATTCTTGGTCCTGGTGTTTTTGGGGCTAGTGCGTTCCATGTCCTCGGTGCTCTTCCTGAGTCTTTGATTCTTCTCG CTTCGGGGCttctaaacaaaaaagagaTTGCAGAAGAATATGTGTTCACTGGGGTTGGTTTGTTGGCTGGATCATCAATTCTGGTCTTAACACTGCTTTGGGGAACTTGTGTTATTGCTGGCCGCCAAGACTTTTCAAATGTCTCCACAACAGCATTGACACCTTGGCAAAGACTCCTATCATTATTGACAA GTTGTGGTATTACTACGGATTTAGAGACTAGCTATACTGCAAGGATCATGGTTTTGTCAGTGATACCATTTATCATAATGCAAATCCCCAATATCTTCCAAATCTATTCTGTGGAACGCATTGCAATCTTGATTTCACTTGTTTTTtcacttgtttttcttttcctcttcttttgCTATCAG ATATTCCAGCCATGGATTCAAAAAAGAAGTTTGGAATACGTGAAACATGGGCATTTGATGTTTAGAATCTTACAACATGTCCAAAAACGTGCTCTTGGAAGAGTCCTAACTAACACTGGAGCACCAAATGTGTCTGCCATTAGAAG GCTGTTCGAGGAAATAGATGAAGATCGTGACAATTTTATATGGACTTCGGAAGTAAAAGAACTGTTTCTtgaaatcaaatttgaaacaGTAGAAGTGGATATGAATAAAGCTATAGCAGAGGTAATGACACAATTAGACCTTGATAGCGATCGAAAAATCGCTCAAGATGAATTTGTCAATGCCCTCACAAAATGGCTTTGTAAGATGGAGAGTTCTGAGGATAAGCAGTCTTACTCTGCAAGATCATTAAGTGACATACATCAG GTCTTTCAACCTTGgatacaaaataaaagaaaagaacgaGAAATCAAGAGGAATTTAATGTCAGAAATACAAAAATATGTTCAAAGCAATGCATTGGGAAGTCTATTAACAGAAGATGGAACTCCTGATATACGTAATATTAGAAG GTTGTTTGAAAGAATAGACAAAGACAGAGATAATTTCATATCTCAAAATGAATTAAAAGAAGTTATTGCAAGTATGAAATTTGGTAATAAGATGGATGGTGAAGAAGCAGAGGAAGCAGTTAGAAAAATGATGGAAGAATTGGACACAAGTGGAGACCATTTGATCAACGAGGAAGAATTTGTGACTGGGTTTGCAAATTGGctaaatacattttataataGTGACAATAAAACCACCAAACCTTCTCCGACTACCTCAAATCATGAGTCTCAAGAAGATATCTTCCAA AAAACTTGGGAGGAAATTGATAAGGTGGTGGATAATGAGGAGAAAAAGAATGGAGGAGTTGATAACTCTATTTGGGGTTGGTTGAAAGCTATAATGTACATTGTAGCTGGAATTTGCATGTTGGCGGTTTTAGCAGAACCTCTTATAGAAAGCGTTCAGAATTTCTCCAAAGCTGCTGGCATTAACTCCTTCTTCGTCTCCTTCGTGTTGGTGCCTTTGGCTACCAATGCTCGAGCCGCCACTTCTGCCATCACCGCTGCTACTCACAAAACTCCACGAACTACGTCTTTGACATTTTCTGAG ATATATGGTGGAGTTTTCATGAACAACATCTTAGGATTTTCTGTGCTTTTGGGAATTATTTATGCTCGAGAGATGAGGTGGGAATACTCTGCTGAAGTATTGGTAGTTGTGTTTGTATGCATAGGAATGGGTCTCATTGCAAGCTTGCAGTCCTCCTTCCCTCTTTGGATATCATTCATGGCATATTTGTTTTATCCTTTCTCACTTCTATTGGTTTATGTTTTCAATAATGTTCTCAATTATACTTGA
- the LOC107432478 gene encoding L-type lectin-domain containing receptor kinase IX.1, with amino-acid sequence MVLRNLKTQLSIVLYFFSLLSHLPFHHSLSFNFSGFKNTDKLDFSGNAFPVNEALPLTHNNWNSTGRVVYSEELLLQDPISGKFADFTTKFSFNISSLSDQDGAEGFAFFLQKNGSLLPSNAEGGCLALISNCSDFQTPKNPIFAVEFDSYKNTWDASGNHVGINVNSIQSTKLVDLSEVLLGKTRINVTISYDSQKAKLKVFLDYPPNPIVQANDTIFFDINLTKILPHQSVSVGFTSSTAVFRSAVHNIFSWEFESEFAQDIGSGKKDVNVGLVIGCVAGGIFVSVCGILFILIFLKKRNRTKQTEKAKTDHKISMDQELQNDVGPKSFSYNELLQATSNFSNERKLGEGGFGGVYKGFLNDMNRTTIAVKRVSKRSNQGRKLYISEVKIISRLRHRNLVKLLGWCHEHDEFLQVYEFMPNGSLDFHLFKGRSMLSWETRYKIILGLASALYYLHEESEESVVHRDIKTSNVMLDSDFNTKLGDFGLAKLLEEGAGQLTTERAGTLGYMAPEYLRTGKANKGSDVYSFGVVALEIACGRRSVEPNFEEDEISLVEWVWGSYGNDKVLETADKRLGSELETKEMERLLIVGLWCAHPDANQRPSIRQALQVLHFEAPLPNLAKKLPVPIFPVYSDSDGREASGSSEGVGSGSKPLQHSGEVMSYASYNVGR; translated from the coding sequence ATGGTTCTCAGAAACCTCAAAACTCAATTATCCATCGTCctatattttttctctttgctTTCCCATCTTCCTTTTCATCACTCGTTATCGTTCAACTTCTCTGGTTTTAAAAACACAGACAAGCTAGACTTCTCTGGTAATGCTTTCCCTGTAAATGAAGCTCTACCATTGACACATAACAATTGGAATAGCACAGGCCGAGTTGTTTATTCTGAAGAATTGCTTCTTCAAGACCCCATTTCAGGTAAATTTGCTGACTTTACCACtaaattttcctttaacatttcaaGCCTCTCTGACCAAGATGGAGCAGAAGGTTTTGCTTTCTTTCTTCAAAAGAATGGTTCTCTTCTCCCAAGCAATGCTGAAGGTGGCTGCCTTGCACTCATCAGCAACTGTTCCGATTTCCAAACACCAAAGAACCCAATATTTGCCGTTGAATTCGATTCCTATAAGAATACGTGGGATGCAAGTGGTAACCATGTTGGTATCAATGTCAACTCCATTCAATCAACAAAATTAGTGGATTTGAGTGAAGTTTTGCTCGGCAAAACCAGAATCAATGTGACTATAAGTTATGATTCTCAAAAAGCCAAACTGAAGGTGTTTTTGGATTACCCTCCAAACCCAATCGTCCAAGCTAACGACACCATTTTCTTTGATATCAATCTAACAAAAATTCTGCCTCATCAAAGTGTCTCGGTTGGGTTCACTTCTTCAACAGCTGTTTTCAGATCAGCAGTCCATAACATATTTTCCTGGGAATTCGAATCCGAATTTGCACAAGATATTGGGTCAGGTAAAAAAGATGTCAATGTTGGACTGGTGATTGGTTGTGTAGCCGGTGGAATATTTGTCTCAGTTTGCGGGATTTTGTTCATATTGATTTTCCTGAAGAAGAGGAACAGAACAAAACAGACAGAGAAAGCAAAGACCGAtcataaaatttccatggatCAAGAGCTCCAAAACGATGTGGGACCAAAAAGCTTCTCATACAACGAGCTGTTACAGGCAACAAGCAATTTCTCAAACGAAAGAAAGCTCGGTGAAGGTGGGTTCGGAGGAGTTTACAAAGGATTCTTAAACGACATGAACAGAACAACAATCGCAGTCAAAAGGGTATCAAAAAGATCCAACCAGGGAAGAAAATTATACATTTCGGAGGTCAAAATCATCAGCAGATTAAGACACAGAAACCTCGTGAAACTTCTGGGTTGGTGCCATGAACATGATGAGTTCCTTCAGGTTTACGAATTCATGCCCAATGGAAGCCTAGATTTCCACCTTTTCAAAGGAAGAAGCATGCTTTCTTGGGAAACAAGGTACAAAATAATCCTGGGTTTAGCTTCAGCGCTCTATTATCTCCATGAAGAATCCGAAGAATCCGTGGTTCACAGAGACATTAAAACAAGCAACGTAATGTTGGATTCAGACTTCAACACGAAGCTCGGTGATTTCGGATTGGCAAAACTGTTGGAAGAAGGGGCTGGACAATTGACGACGGAAAGAGCAGGGACATTGGGGTATATGGCACCCGAATATCTGAGAACAGGGAAAGCGAATAAAGGGTCCGATGTTTATAGCTTTGGGGTTGTGGCACTGGAAATCGCATGTGGGAGGAGATCCGTAGAGCCGAATTTCGAAGAGGATGAAATTTCTCTGGTCGAATGGGTTTGGGGATCTTATGGAAATGACAAGGTTTTGGAAACAGCGGATAAGAGATTGGGTTCGGAGCTCGAGACGAAAGAGATGGAGAGGCTGTTGATTGTTGGGTTGTGGTGTGCTCACCCGGATGCTAATCAGAGACCTTCTATCAGACAAGCTCTGCAGGTTCTGCATTTCGAAGCGCCATTGCCGAACCTTGCCAAGAAATTGCCTGTTCCTATTTTTCCTGTTTATTCCGATTCGGATGGTCGCGAAGCGTCGGGTTCTTCAGAGGGTGTGGGTTCGGGTTCCAAACCACTGCAGCATTCCGGTGAAGTCATGTCTTATGCCTCTTATAATGTTGGTCGTTAG